Proteins co-encoded in one Spiroplasma gladiatoris genomic window:
- the ptsP gene encoding phosphoenolpyruvate--protein phosphotransferase, with protein sequence MSNKIKGIGASNGIAVAKVYILDEQPIVIPTTKAKDVQSELDLINSSINKAKKDLESLQAIAKEKLGEEKAAIFEAHASILQDPAMAEEFVALIKEQNYNASRAIDEVAKKYIEMFGAMEDVYFRERAADIKDVTERLIRYVLKMPVLDLASINDEVIIVAEDLTPSQTAQLNPNYVKGFACNVGGRTSHAAIMARSLEIPAVLGLKTILSSVKENDILAIDGSTGEVELNPSDKLVWEKKAKKFAQEKVELEQFKNKKTITKDGFDKFILEGNIGSPKDVAAVIENGGEGVGLFRSEFLYMDNDHFPTEEEQFEAYKQVVVDMNGKMTVIRTLDIGGDKKLSYFEFPEEMNPFLGYRAIRFTMDRKDIFKDQIRALLRASAFGPVGIMFPMIATIDEFVGAKKFTLACKAELEKEGVKVGSDLQIGMMVEIPAAAINAENFAKHADFFSVGTNDLIQYSMAADRMSENVTYLYQPFNPSILRLLKMTIDGAHKHGKWAGMCGEMAGEPEAVPLLMGLGLDAYSMSATSITKARSIMAKLTLSETQELAKKAIECETSSEVLELVNQLMSTK encoded by the coding sequence ATGTCAAACAAAATAAAAGGTATCGGAGCAAGCAATGGTATTGCAGTTGCAAAAGTTTATATATTAGATGAGCAACCAATTGTAATTCCAACTACCAAAGCAAAAGATGTTCAAAGTGAATTAGACTTAATTAATTCATCAATTAATAAAGCGAAAAAAGATTTAGAAAGTTTACAAGCTATAGCAAAAGAAAAATTAGGAGAAGAAAAAGCAGCAATTTTTGAAGCACATGCTTCAATCTTACAAGATCCAGCAATGGCAGAAGAATTTGTCGCTCTAATTAAAGAACAAAACTATAATGCATCACGTGCAATTGATGAAGTTGCTAAAAAATATATTGAAATGTTTGGGGCAATGGAAGATGTATATTTTAGAGAAAGAGCAGCAGACATTAAAGATGTAACAGAAAGATTAATTCGTTATGTTTTAAAAATGCCTGTATTAGACTTAGCATCAATTAACGATGAAGTAATAATTGTTGCAGAAGATTTAACACCAAGTCAAACTGCACAATTAAACCCAAATTATGTTAAAGGATTTGCATGTAATGTTGGAGGAAGAACTAGTCACGCTGCTATTATGGCAAGAAGTTTAGAAATTCCTGCAGTTTTAGGTTTAAAAACTATTTTATCTTCTGTAAAAGAAAATGATATTTTAGCAATTGACGGAAGCACTGGAGAAGTTGAACTAAATCCTAGTGATAAATTAGTTTGAGAAAAAAAAGCAAAAAAATTTGCACAAGAAAAAGTAGAACTTGAACAATTTAAAAACAAAAAAACAATCACAAAAGATGGTTTTGATAAATTTATATTAGAAGGAAACATTGGTAGTCCAAAAGATGTTGCAGCTGTTATTGAAAACGGTGGAGAAGGTGTTGGATTATTTAGATCTGAGTTTTTATATATGGACAACGATCATTTCCCTACTGAAGAAGAACAATTTGAAGCTTATAAACAAGTTGTTGTTGATATGAACGGAAAAATGACAGTAATCAGAACACTTGACATTGGCGGAGATAAAAAATTAAGTTACTTTGAATTCCCAGAAGAAATGAATCCATTTTTAGGATATCGTGCAATTCGTTTTACAATGGATAGAAAAGATATTTTTAAAGATCAAATTAGAGCTTTACTAAGAGCAAGTGCATTTGGTCCGGTTGGAATAATGTTTCCTATGATTGCAACAATTGATGAATTTGTTGGTGCCAAAAAATTCACTCTTGCTTGTAAAGCAGAACTTGAAAAAGAAGGAGTAAAGGTTGGTAGTGATTTACAAATCGGTATGATGGTAGAAATTCCTGCTGCAGCAATCAATGCAGAAAACTTTGCAAAACATGCAGACTTCTTTAGTGTTGGAACTAACGACTTGATTCAATATTCTATGGCAGCTGATAGAATGAGCGAAAATGTTACTTATTTATACCAACCATTTAACCCATCAATTTTAAGATTATTAAAAATGACAATTGATGGAGCACATAAACATGGTAAATGAGCTGGTATGTGTGGAGAAATGGCAGGAGAGCCTGAAGCAGTTCCGTTATTAATGGGTTTAGGTTTAGACGCATACTCAATGTCAGCAACTAGTATCACTAAGGCAAGAAGTATAATGGCAAAATTAACTTTATCAGAAACTCAAGAACTTGCAAAAAAAGCAATTGAATGTGAAACTTCAAGTGAAGTTTTAGAATTAGTAAATCAATTAATGAGTACAAAATAA
- a CDS encoding ABC transporter ATP-binding protein, with product MIEIKNITRDLGGFFLNQVSFTIKKGSVVAFVGDNGAGKTTTIKALFGEIRLDSGEVMIDGESLFVNENLQRIAFFPDSNNVPMDMKLKDYVKYICAVNAMKAKDANAKAKQVYKMLGLEKYVGKKFRELSAGWKKRAIMASVLVRSPEFIVFDEPTANVDVEAKLSFMNILHELSKIGVTILITSHILEELQELANYLVIIKNGEIVYENDFDNQKESIANIYKKLMAEKNDNIKLLAEIYTPEIEGGNK from the coding sequence ATGATTGAAATAAAAAATATTACAAGAGACTTGGGTGGTTTTTTCTTAAATCAAGTAAGTTTCACAATTAAAAAAGGATCAGTAGTTGCTTTTGTGGGTGACAATGGTGCTGGAAAAACAACAACAATTAAAGCGCTTTTTGGAGAAATTAGACTTGATAGTGGTGAAGTAATGATCGATGGAGAAAGTTTATTTGTAAATGAAAATTTACAAAGAATTGCCTTTTTCCCTGATTCAAATAACGTTCCAATGGATATGAAATTAAAAGACTATGTTAAATATATTTGTGCAGTAAATGCTATGAAAGCAAAAGATGCAAATGCAAAAGCTAAACAAGTATATAAAATGTTAGGTTTAGAAAAATATGTTGGAAAAAAATTTAGAGAATTATCAGCAGGTTGAAAAAAACGTGCAATTATGGCAAGTGTTCTTGTTAGATCGCCAGAGTTTATAGTTTTTGATGAACCAACTGCAAACGTGGATGTTGAGGCAAAACTTTCATTTATGAACATCTTGCACGAACTGTCTAAAATTGGAGTTACCATTCTTATAACAAGTCATATTTTGGAAGAACTTCAAGAATTAGCAAATTATCTTGTTATTATAAAAAATGGAGAAATAGTTTATGAAAATGATTTTGATAATCAAAAAGAAAGCATAGCAAATATTTATAAAAAATTAATGGCTGAAAAAAATGACAATATCAAATTGCTAGCAGAAATTTATACACCAGAAATAGAAGGGGGTAATAAATAA
- a CDS encoding ABC transporter ATP-binding protein — protein sequence MIELKNVSRKLNNFKLKDVSFQIKKGAVVAFVGDNGAGKTTTIKAIFGELKIDSGEILMDGENLFANNNLHRLAFFPDSNNIPLNIKVHDYMLYICAANGIPSSKAAKKIDDVYRLLELRPYKNKLIKQLSAGWKKKAIMASVLIRRPEYVVFDEPTANVDVESKLYFMNILELLINQGITIMITSHIIEELQEVANYLVLIKKGEIVHAADFDNKKEKIMDVYKTHMKNPIKDMTILRELYNKEI from the coding sequence ATGATAGAACTAAAAAATGTGTCGAGAAAACTAAATAATTTTAAATTAAAAGACGTAAGTTTTCAGATAAAAAAAGGTGCTGTCGTTGCTTTTGTTGGAGACAATGGAGCAGGAAAAACAACAACTATTAAAGCAATCTTTGGTGAGCTTAAAATAGATAGTGGTGAAATATTAATGGATGGTGAAAATTTATTTGCCAACAATAATCTCCACAGATTAGCATTTTTTCCAGATTCAAATAACATTCCTCTAAATATTAAGGTTCATGACTATATGTTATATATTTGTGCTGCAAATGGAATACCTTCTTCAAAAGCTGCAAAAAAAATAGATGATGTTTATCGTTTATTAGAATTAAGACCCTATAAAAATAAATTAATTAAACAACTTTCTGCAGGGTGAAAGAAAAAAGCTATTATGGCAAGTGTTCTAATAAGAAGACCTGAATACGTTGTTTTTGATGAACCAACTGCAAACGTTGATGTTGAATCAAAACTATATTTTATGAATATTTTAGAACTGCTTATTAATCAAGGAATTACAATAATGATTACCAGTCATATTATTGAAGAATTGCAAGAAGTTGCTAACTATTTAGTTTTAATTAAAAAAGGTGAGATTGTTCATGCAGCAGATTTTGACAATAAAAAAGAAAAAATAATGGATGTATATAAAACACATATGAAAAATCCAATTAAGGATATGACTATATTGCGTGAGTTATACAATAAGGAGATATAA